In Rutidosis leptorrhynchoides isolate AG116_Rl617_1_P2 chromosome 2, CSIRO_AGI_Rlap_v1, whole genome shotgun sequence, one genomic interval encodes:
- the LOC139892764 gene encoding GCN5-related N-acetyltransferase 6, chloroplastic → MMTFRIQKPGFKMPACYGSRNHQKYIRSMITMTTNPQGVNKHKLSLQLDKNSLKTTSQTHLHFDRLQLQQADQIFVHNKKHEFGQFVAREALIDEEYWTAAWLRAETHWEDRIDDRFADSHRRKFTEQEFNALKRQAVTKLGLKTACIITVRKEHSSEKRTTVLKSVVGTLDVSIRPFLHGETFPGEKVKAPIFYTDNTKEPRKQYGYISNLCVAKSARRQGIARNMLHFAIESTISDGVEQVYVHVHRNNIAAQELYQKIGFTVVDLASPQLLRDKMYLLSYRP, encoded by the exons ATGATGACGTTCAGAATCCAGAAGCCTGGTTTCAAGATGCCTGCTTGTTATGGATCCAGAAATCATCAAAAATATATAAGATCAATGATCACAAT GACAACGAATCCACAAGGTGTAAACAAACATAAATTATCACTACAACTTGATAAAAACTCGTTAAAAACCACGAGTCAGACCCATCTTCATTTTGACCGGCTGCAACTACAACAGGCTGATCAGATATTTGTTCATAACAAGAAACATGAGTTTGGGCAGTTTGTAGCACGTGAAGCTCTGATTGATGAAGAATATTGG ACAGCGGCATGGTTACGAGCAGAAACGCATTGGGAAGATAGGATTGATGATAG ATTTGCTGATAGCCACAGAAGGAAATTTACAGAGCAa GAATTTAATGCACTAAAGCGACAGGCTGTTACAAAACTTGGTTTAAAAACTGCCTGCATCATCACG GTAAGGAAAGAACATAGTAGTGAGAAACGTACAACTGTACTCAAGAGTGTTGTTGGAACCCTTGATGTCAGCATCCGCCCGTTCTTGCACGGGGAGACTTTTCCGGGG GAAAAAGTTAAAGCACCAATTTTTTACACTGATAACACAAAAGAGCCGAGAAAACAATATGGGTACATTTCAAATCTATGTGTAGCAAAATCAGCACGTCGGCAGGGTATTGCAAGAAACATGTTACATTTCGCCATTGAGTCTACCATATCGGATG GTGTAGAACAAGTGTATGTTCATGTACACAGGAACAATATAGCTGCACAGGAGCTGTACCAAAAGATAGGATTCACGGTTGTTGACTTGGCAAGCCCTCAATTGTTACGAGATAAAATGTACTTGCTTTCCTACAGACCATAa
- the LOC139892765 gene encoding uncharacterized protein, which yields MTVLRSKKVVTATQNEHFPKSSNVEIEPLTPAKQVEATKKKKSCFNSSSGKSGSISDSGLRRSARFLSNSRSYDINNGKDDDNSTINNVVDVEIVTPVRKRKVDDLEKGEAHCALVKGSGLNGVEEESGVGNVNRLKLRSGKKVGLKSGINCLVNDDNVSADKKDEKEVEEKRGGEEFVIVSKGAVTIEPQGGLNGNQNGSKRFNKEEDKKKGVLMDGEDMDIDIGSDVSFILNISREKGKGKVFELHSSSSSSSDSDDSDVEVKVESEVAANTMNVERATSSNMGYKERFRSVAKHNATRFAYFSVQEQQQQDLHEDFEDELELLQMEAANGNVEDWPGPFSTALKIIKEGATKMPAQQKKNEPVPLIWVPKRNQPLMKKVPLLQDLCMSVMAENVDAITSLESVPDVLRHKLTHLLCDSRKMNHHFLDLLARGSPTEIRVRDCSWLSEEQFTETLEKNDTTKLTVLQLDQCGRCLPDYVLFTALTHSPNKFSALTNISLKGACRLSDAGLNTLVASAPGLRSINLGCCSLLTSDSINNLADKLGSVLKELYIDECVGIIDVKAILPALLKLEQLEVLSISRFETVTDSFIIKFVVARGQKMKELILADCTRLTDRALQAIAERCPELCVIDLTNLCMLTDAALGHLANGCQKIQTMKLCRNAFSDEAVAAYLETCGGPLRELSLNHVDKVAHHTALSLAKRSINLESLDLSWCREMTNEALGLIVDTCLSLKLLKLFGCTQITNVFTDGHSNEKVKIIGLKESHILKNIEATDPLPLRYSAV from the exons ATGACGGTTCTAAGGTCCAAAAAGGTTGTTACTGCAACTCAAAATGAACATTTCCCTAAATCTTCTAATGTTGAAATTGAACCATTAACTCCTGCAAAACAAGTTGAGGCTACTAAGAAGAAGAAGTCTTGTTTCAACTCCAGTTCTGGAAAATCAGGGTCTATTTCTGACTCAGGTTTGAGACGGAGTGCTAGATTTTTATCGAATTCGAGatcttatgatattaataatggtaaGGATGATGATAATAGCACTATTAATAATGTTGTTGATGTTGAGATTGTGACACCTGTAAGGAAGAGAAAGGTTGATGATCTTGAAAAAGGTGAAGCTCACTGTGCTTTAGTGAAAGGTTCGGGTCTGAATGGGGTTGAAGAAGAGAGTGGTGTAGGAAATGTGAACCGATTAAAGCTTCGGTCGGGCAAAAAGGTTGGATTAAAATCAGGGATTAACTGTCTTGTTAATGATGATAATGTGTCTGCTGATAAGAAGGATGAGAAAGAAGTCGAAGAAAAACGAGGTGGGGAAGAATTTGTTATTGTAAGCAAAGGGGCTGTTACGATTGAGCCACAAGGAGGGTTAAACGGTAATCAAAATGGTTCGAAAAGGTTCAACAAAGAAGAAGATAAAAAGAAAGGCGTGTTGATGGATGGTGAAGATATGGATATCGATATAGGGAGTGATGTAAGTTTCATTTTAAATATAAGTAGAGAAAAGGGGAAGGGGAAAGTGTTTGAGCTTCACTCATCATCTTCAAGTTCAAGCGATTCAGATGATTCAGATGTGGAAGTTAAAGTAGAAAGTGAAGTAGCTGCTAATACTATGAACGTGGAACGGGCAACGAGCTCTAATATGGGGTATAAGGAAAGGTTTAGAAGTGTAGCCAAACACAATGCAACACGGTTTGCATATTTCTCTgttcaagaacaacaacaacaagaccTGCACGAAGATTTTGAGGATGAACTTGAACTACTACAAATGGAAGCAGCCAATGGGAATGTAGAAGATTGGCCTGGTCCTTTTTCAACTGCTTTGAAAATAATTAAAGAGGGAGCAACAAAGATGCCTGCTCAACAGAAGAAAAACGAACCTGTTCCATTAATATGGGTTCCTAAGAGGAACCAGCCGCTTATGAAGAAGGTCCCTTTATTACAGGATTTATGCATGTCAGTTATGGCAGAAAATGTGGATGCAATAACCTCCCTTGAAAGTGTTCCTGATGTACTTAGACACAAGctcacacatttactttgtgactCAAGAAAAATGAACCACCATTTTCTTGACTTGCTTGCAAGAGGATCTCCTACTGAGATACGCGTAAGAGATTGTTCATGGTTAAGTGAGGAGCAATTCACAGAGACTCTTGAAAAGAATGATACTACTAAGCTCACG GTACTACAACTGGATCAGTGTGGAAGATGTTTACCAGACTATGTTCTATTTACTGCACTGACTCACTCGCCTAATAAATTTTCTGCATTGACTAATATATCCCTGAAAGGTGCATGCCGATTATCAGATGCTGGTCTAAATACACTTGTTGCATCTGCTCCTGGTTTGAGATCTATTAATCTCGGGTGCTGTTCTTTGCTTACGTCTGATAGTATCAACAATCTAGCTGACAAGCTAGGATCAGTACTAAAGGAGTTGTACATCGATGAGTGTGTTGGTATAATTGATGTTAAGGCTATTCTTCCAGCATTATTGAAGCTAGAACAATTGGAAGTGTTATCTATTTCTCGTTTTGAAACTGTTACTGATAGTTTCATTATAAAGTTTGTGGTTGCTCGAGGTCAGAAAATGAAGGAGCTTATCTTGGCAGATTGCAC GAGACTGACAGATAGAGCATTGCAAGCTATTGCAGAAAGGTGTCCTGAGTTGTGTGTAATAGATCTGACCAACTTGTGCATGTTAACTGATGCTGCATTAGGACATCTTGCTAATGGTTGTCAAAAAATTCAAACAATGAAATTATGTCGCAATGCATTCAG TGATGAGGCTGTAGCTGCATATCTTGAAACATGCGGAGGGCCTTTGAGGGAACTATCACTTAATCATGTTGATAAG GTTGCCCATCACACTGCTTTATCACTTGCGAAACGTAGTATAAATTTGGAAAGTTTGGATTTATCTTGGTGTCGTGAAATGACGAATGAGGCCCTGGGATTGATTGTAGATACCTGCTTATCACTTAAGCTGCTCAAATTATTTGGGTGCACACAG ATTACAAATGTATTCACGGATGGACACTCAAACGAAAAGGTCAAAATTATTGGTTTGAAAGAGAGTCATATATTGAAGAATATTGAAGCAACTGATCCTTTACCATTGCGGTATTCAGCAGTTTAA